The genomic interval CTTGTCCCAAGGCAACATGAACGTGGTCTTGTGCGAACGTGGCATCAAAAGTTTCGATACCGCGACCCGCAACCTGTTCGACGTGGCCGCCGTTCCGTTGGTGCATCAACTTAGTCACCTGCCGATCATCGTCGATCCGTCCCACGCCACGGGACGCCCGGACTTGATCCCCGCTTGTGCCATGGCCGGCCTTGCCGCCGGCGCTGACGGGGTACACATCGAAGTCCATGACTGCCCCGAAGTCGCCAAGAGCGACGGACCGCAAGCCTTGTTGCCTGAACAATATGCAGAAGTGGCGAGCCAAATGCGTAAGCTCGCCGAGCTGCTTGGAAAAACCATCTCACCGCTGCCGGAGACAATTGCGTGACCCGACGTACCATCATTGCTGGAAACTGGAAAATGAACACCCGCGCCGGCTCGGCGACCGAGTTGGCTCGCGGTGTCATGCAAGCCGTTGGCGAAAATCCGTCGGTCGAAGTCGCAGTTTGCCCGCCATCGGTGTATTTGCACTCGGTGGCTGACGTACTGGCTGGCTCCTCTGTGGGCCTGGGCGCACAAAACCTATACGCCGCCGCCGACGGTGCTTACACCGGCGAAGTCAACGCGGCAATGTTGTGTGACGTCGGTTGCCGTTACGTCATCCTGGGACACAGTGAGCGACGCGCACTGCTCGGCGAAACCGACGCCATGATCAGCGAAAAACTCGCTGCCGCGCTTGCCGGTAATTTGGTCCCGATCGTTTGCGTCGGTGAAACACTGGAGGATCGCCGATCGGATAATACCGAGAAAGTCGTCGAGACACAGTTGCGTGGATCGTTGGCTGGACTGGATGAAACACGTGCCGCTGGTGTCGTCATCGCTTATGAGCCCGTTTGGGCAATCGGAACCGGCGAGACGGCCAGCCCGGAACAAGCAGAAGCGGTTCATGCGTTCATTCGCAAACTGCTGGGCGAACTGTTCGGCAGCGAAGTCGGCGATCAGATGCGGATCCAATACGGCGGCAGTGTCAAACCGGGCAATGCCAAGGAATTACTGTCTCAACCGAATATCGACGGCGCACTGGTCGGCGGAGCAAGCCTCACGGCAGAAGACTTTGTCGGCATCATCAACGCTGCCTAGCTAGCCGCTCAATCCAAATACATTTTCAACGGAGTTTATCATGAGTTTGTTACTGTTCGCATCGTACCAAAGCGCGTTCTTGGGTTGGGCGATGGGCATCCTGTCCCTAATGCTGATCCTGCTGATTCTCGTGCAACGAGGCAAGGGCGGCGGATTGACCGGTGCATTGGGCGGACCCGGCGGTCAAAGCGCATTCGGCAGCAAAGCGGGCGATACCTTCACGCTGATCACCGTCGTCTTTGCGACGGTCTGGGCTTTGGTTTGTGCCGTCGCGATGTGGTCGCTCGGCACCCAAGTAACCGAGATCGCGGAAGTCCCTGCGGTGATCGAAAGCCGGGGCGAGGACACCGGAACCGCTGTGATCCCCAGCATGGGCGGTGACGCTGGCGACCTGAGCGGCCTCAGTGGATTGAGCGGACTGCCGTTGGACTCGGACGATTCGACCGAGACTCCCTCGATGGACCTGACGCCTGCAACGCCCGACAGCACCCCTGCGACGGAAACACCCGAGCCCGGCGATACACCGGCTGAGGAACCAACAACGACAGAGACGCCCGCAAGCGAAACTCCCGCAAGCGAAACCCCCGCTGCTGAGACAACTTCGACAGAAACGCCCGCTGCCGACGCACCTGCATCAGAAACGCCCGCCGCTGAGCCCGCCGCTGAGCCGGCCAGCACAGAGCCGGCCAGTACTGAAACGCCAGCCGAGACGGAACCGGCGCCCGCGGAGTGATTTCGCCCAGCCCGCTTTCCAGTTCTCTTGAACCCGCCTGCACGATCGCAAAGCATACCGTGACCTCAAATTCCGTCCGCAGCATGACCGGCCAGGGGCATGCACAGATCCAGAACGAGCTGGGGACGTTTTCGGTGGAGGTGCGCACGGTCAACAACCGTGGGTTGAAGTGTGTCATACGGACCAGCGACTCGCTTTCGTCTTTGGAATCCAAGATCGAAGCGACCGCGCGGACGCTAATTCATCGTGGCAGCGTGCAATTGAATCTGCAATGGCGACGTCCCGGCGACGAAACGCCTCAGCGGATTAACGAAACCGTTCTGGCTGGCTATTTTCAGCAATGTCGGCGCGTTCTCGACAAACAAAACGGGAATGGTTCGATCGATATCACGGGGCTGCTGGAGCTGCCAGGCGTCCTGATCAATTCGCCCGTTGAGGATCGACAGAATGACGATGTGATTTGGGATGCGGTACACCAAACCCTTGTCGCTGCCATCGTCAACCTCAACCAATTGCGTGACGCCGAAGGCGTAAACATGGCGGCAAGTTTAGAAGCGGATTGCCAAGTCATCCGAACGCAAGTCGATGAAATCACCCTGTTGGCGCCAGAAGCCATCGAGAGTTACCGCGAACGTTTGGAGACGAAGGTCAAGCAGGCCTTGGAGAAACACGACATCAACGTTCAGACCGTCGACCTGCTGCGTGAAGTCCAGGTCTATGCGGACCGGGCCGACATCAGCGAAGAAGTCACCCGGCTGGGCAGCCACCTGCAACTGTTCCTGGCCGTGATGCGTGGCGAACACACCGACCGAAAAACCTCCCCCGGCGACAAGTCGACGGCGGAACCGACCGGGCGTAAACTGGATTTCATCATCCAAGAGATGTTCCGCGAAACCAACACCATCGGCAGCAAAGCCAATCATGCGGGGATCTCGGCCCGGGTCGTCGAAGTCAAATGTGCGATCGAACGGATGCGAGAACTGGTCCAGAACCTGGAATAGGGAACAACGATACAATCACTGGCGCACTTCGTAGTGGGATTCGCCAGAACTCCTTTCGCCTGGGATTTCCGCCGAAATCCACTACACCATTTATTGAGGACGCGTTCCTAAAGCGATGCCAGCAAGCCGACCTGCCGCGAGAAGTGTCGGGCAAAGCGAGACAATCATGAACTCAAGCAATGCTCAATTGATTATCATCTCTGGTCCGAGCGGGGCCGGAAAATCCACCGTCGTCAATCGGTTGCTGGACGAGTGCCCGCTGCCGCTGGCGCTGAGCGTGTCAGCGACCACCCGAGCAGCACGACCGGGGGAAGTCGACGGACGGGAGTATCATTTTCTCTCCCAAGAGAGATTCGATGCCCTCAAAGCCGAAGATGCCTTTCTGGAGTGCAAAGAGGTTTTCGGCCGTGGACATTGGTACGGCACCCTGCGGAGCGAAGTCGCCTCGGGCATCGCGGCAGGAAAATGGATCATTCTGGAAATCGACGTCGAAGGTGCCTTGGACATCCTCGACCACGACGAATTTTCACCTATCACACTTTTCATCCATCCCGGAGGGATGGACGAGCTGGAGCGAAGGCTCCGAGGACGAGGGACCGAGAGTGAAGAAGCGATCAGCCGTCGACTGGAGACTGCGCTCGCTGAGATGAGATACCTGCATCGATATCAGTATGAAATCATCAACGGCTCGGTCGATGCCGCCGTTGCCCAAATCTGTCAGATTTTGAACGACAAAAAGGAAGCACAAGCATGCTCGAAGAACTGAAAGAAGAAGAGATCGTCAACAAGGTCGGTGGACGCTTCAAACTGAGCACCCTGATCCAAAAACGCTTGGTCCAACTCAACCAAGGCAGCCGCGCGTTGGTCAACGCCGACACGCACGATAAGATGTCCATCGTCTTGCAAGAGATCATGCAAGACAAAATTGTCTTGAACATGGAAAACGAAGTCGAAACGCTACAAGAACTTGACTTGGATGCCACGATCGCTGCAGCGGAAGCCCCCGAGCTGGACATGGGCGACCTGTAGGTCATGCTCCGCATGACAAAATACGGTCCCCCCATCATCACGTAGAAGCGTCTCTCCGAGACGCTAACCATTCCCTTCGATGATCGATACACGAACGAACGATCGTGAGCAACTGAAGTGGCTCGCTGCTTTCCATCTCATCATTGCAGGGCTCTGGCTTTTCAGCCTGTGGATTGTCACCAATCAGCTTCGCATTCTGAATGCTT from Stieleria varia carries:
- the tpiA gene encoding triose-phosphate isomerase, whose product is MTRRTIIAGNWKMNTRAGSATELARGVMQAVGENPSVEVAVCPPSVYLHSVADVLAGSSVGLGAQNLYAAADGAYTGEVNAAMLCDVGCRYVILGHSERRALLGETDAMISEKLAAALAGNLVPIVCVGETLEDRRSDNTEKVVETQLRGSLAGLDETRAAGVVIAYEPVWAIGTGETASPEQAEAVHAFIRKLLGELFGSEVGDQMRIQYGGSVKPGNAKELLSQPNIDGALVGGASLTAEDFVGIINAA
- the secG gene encoding preprotein translocase subunit SecG, with the protein product MSLLLFASYQSAFLGWAMGILSLMLILLILVQRGKGGGLTGALGGPGGQSAFGSKAGDTFTLITVVFATVWALVCAVAMWSLGTQVTEIAEVPAVIESRGEDTGTAVIPSMGGDAGDLSGLSGLSGLPLDSDDSTETPSMDLTPATPDSTPATETPEPGDTPAEEPTTTETPASETPASETPAAETTSTETPAADAPASETPAAEPAAEPASTEPASTETPAETEPAPAE
- a CDS encoding YicC/YloC family endoribonuclease, with product MTSNSVRSMTGQGHAQIQNELGTFSVEVRTVNNRGLKCVIRTSDSLSSLESKIEATARTLIHRGSVQLNLQWRRPGDETPQRINETVLAGYFQQCRRVLDKQNGNGSIDITGLLELPGVLINSPVEDRQNDDVIWDAVHQTLVAAIVNLNQLRDAEGVNMAASLEADCQVIRTQVDEITLLAPEAIESYRERLETKVKQALEKHDINVQTVDLLREVQVYADRADISEEVTRLGSHLQLFLAVMRGEHTDRKTSPGDKSTAEPTGRKLDFIIQEMFRETNTIGSKANHAGISARVVEVKCAIERMRELVQNLE
- the gmk gene encoding guanylate kinase; this encodes MNSSNAQLIIISGPSGAGKSTVVNRLLDECPLPLALSVSATTRAARPGEVDGREYHFLSQERFDALKAEDAFLECKEVFGRGHWYGTLRSEVASGIAAGKWIILEIDVEGALDILDHDEFSPITLFIHPGGMDELERRLRGRGTESEEAISRRLETALAEMRYLHRYQYEIINGSVDAAVAQICQILNDKKEAQACSKN
- a CDS encoding DNA-directed RNA polymerase subunit omega, translating into MLEELKEEEIVNKVGGRFKLSTLIQKRLVQLNQGSRALVNADTHDKMSIVLQEIMQDKIVLNMENEVETLQELDLDATIAAAEAPELDMGDL